A portion of the Cryptomeria japonica chromosome 5, Sugi_1.0, whole genome shotgun sequence genome contains these proteins:
- the LOC131875949 gene encoding uncharacterized protein LOC131875949 — protein MRPKIVDVGVTEDYTQYRTVNLIPCILDPAKLIPLFEDERRQWRRRRGGQGVGGGYGGDGGDGGEGGGRGGFGGAGGGGGGGGGGFEGGIVDVDSRIIGVVDVVGAAGRIISVIESATGSIGVVGATIVSDGIISAIDVVDGTDVVDGATASATDGFISLAGAVGATTTTDGIINVVDAAGVIDADDLMISYVGIVGLVGFVDIIKEGLLGVTV, from the exons ATGAGGCCTAAGATTGTGGATGTAGGGGTGACAGAGGATTACACACAGTATCGGACTGTGAATCTGATTCCATGCATTTTAGATCCAGCCAAGCTGATACCATTGTTTGAGGATGAAAGGAGACAATggcggaggaggagaggaggccaAGGAGTAGGAGGAGGATATGGAGGtgatggaggtgatggaggagaGGGAGGTGGTAGAGGAGGTTTTGGAGGAGCAGGAGGGGGTGGAGGgggtgggggtggtggatttgagg GTGGGATTGTTGATGTTGACAGTAGGATTATaggagttgttgatgttgttggtgctgCTGGTAGGATTATCAGTGTCATTGAATCTGCTACTGGGAGTATCGGCGTTGTTGGTGCTACTATTGTTTCTGATGGAATTATCAGTGCTATTGATGTTGTCGATGGTACTGATGTTGTTGATGGTGCTACTGCTTCTGCTACTGATGGTTTTATTAGTCTGGCTGGTGCAGTTGGTGCTACTACCACTACTGATGGAATCATCAATGTTGTTGATGCTGCTGGTGTGATTGATGCTGATGATTTGATGATCAGTTATGTTGGTATAGTGGGTTTAGTTGGTTTTGTGGATATAATCAAGGAGGGCCTCCTTGGAGTAACTGTTTGA